From Quercus lobata isolate SW786 chromosome 1, ValleyOak3.0 Primary Assembly, whole genome shotgun sequence, one genomic window encodes:
- the LOC115993635 gene encoding protein DETOXIFICATION 12-like, which yields MEESLLAEEKRKSETPSLTWVTFSGELKRLGLLAGPMVAVTLSQYMLQVISIMMVGHLMVGHLGELALSSTAIAISLCGVTGFSLLLGMASALETLCGQAYGAQQYRKIGVQTYTAIFSLILVCLPLSWIWINTEKLLSFIGQDPLISHEAGKFTTMLVPALFAHATLQPLIRYFLTQGLVMPMLIGSFATLCFHIPLCWALVFKSGMENLGAALALSISYWFNVILLALYMKYSPACAKTHAPISMELFEGIGEFFRFAIPSAIMVCLEWWSFELLVLLSGLLPKPELETSVLSVCLSTSTTLYTIPYGFGSAASTRVSNELGAGSPQVVRVVIFAVLFLALMESSLVSTILIASRRVFGYAFSNEKEVVDYVTTMAPQISLSVLLDSLQGVLSGIARGSGRQHIGAYVNLGAFYLCGIPVATVLGFLAKLRGRGLWIGIQAGSFVQTLMLSIITSCTNWEKQASMARERVFKRKLPIDNDVNEQRTKYKWKLREQVMQLKLISRWPKIQQLKINASNVSYLN from the exons ATGGAAGAGAGTTTATTAgcagaagagaaaagaaaatcagaAACTCCATCTCTAACATGGGTTACTTTCAGTGGTGAGCTCAAGAGGTTGGGACTCTTGGCTGGTCCTATGGTAGCGGTGACTCTATCACAGTACATGTTGCAGGTCATTTCAATAATGATGGTGGGTCATCTGATGGTGGGTCATCTGGGTGAACTTGCTCTCTCTAGCACTGCTATAGCCATCTCTCTTTGTGGAGTCACCGGCTTCAGTCTTCTT TTAGGAATGGCAAGTGCACTGGAAACTCTATGTGGGCAAGCTTATGGAGCTCAGCAATATCGGAAAATTGGTGTTCAAACTTACACTGCTATATTTTCTCTGATCCTAGTCTGTCTTCCTCTATCTTGGATATGGATCAACACGGAAAAGTTACTAAGTTTTATAGGCCAAGACCCTCTAATTTCTCATGAAGCTGGAAAATTCACAACTATGCTTGTTCCTGCACTCTTTGCTCATGCAACACTTCAACCGCTCATTAGATACTTTCTGACACAGGGTCTGGTCATGCCAATGCTTATAGGCTCTTTTGCCACCCTATGTTTTCACATACCTTTATGTTGGGCTTTAGTATTCAAGTCTGGAATGGAAAACCTAGGAGCAGCTTTAGCTCTTAGTATTTCATATTGGTTTAATGTGATTTTGCTTGCATTATACATGAAGTACTCTCCTGCTTGCGCAAAAACCCATGCTCCAATTTCTATGGAGCTCTTTGAAGGAATTGGGGAGTTTTTTCGCTTTGCTATCCCTTCTGCTATAATGGTTTG CCTCGAGTGGTGGTCTTTTGAGCTTCTTGTACTATTGTCTGGGCTTTTACCCAAGCCAGAACTTGAAACTTCAGTTCTTTCTGTATG TCTCAGTACCAGCACTACACTCTATACAATACCTTATGGATTTGGTTCTGCTGCAAG TACTAGAGTTTCAAATGAGTTAGGAGCTGGGAGCCCACAAGTTGTTCGTGTAGTTATCTTTGCTGTGTTGTTTCTTGCACTTATGGAGAGCAGTTTAGTAAGCACAATCCTTATAGCAAGCCGGCGAGTTTTTGGTTATGCTTTTAGCAATGAGAAGGAAGTTGTGGATTATGTCACAACCATGGCTCCTCAGATTTCTTTATCTGTTTTATTGGACAGCTTACAAGGGGTCCTTTCAG GTATTGCTAGAGGATCTGGGCGGCAGCATATAGGGGCTTATGTCAACTTGGGGGCATTCTATCTTTGTGGAATTCCAGTTGCTACAGTATTGGGTTTCTTGGCAAAGTTAAGAGGAAGGGGCCTTTGGATTGGAATACAAGCTGGTTCTTTTGTTCAGACACTTATGCTCTCTATTATAACAAGTTGTACAAATTGGGAGAAACAG GCAAGCATGGCAAGGGAGAGGGTATTTAAAAGGAAACTTCCAATAGATAATGATGTGAATGAGCAGAGAACCAAG TACAAGTGGAAGCTAAGGGAACAAGTGATGCAACTGAAGTTAATTTCTAGGTGGCCGAAGATACAGCAGCTGAAGATAAATGCCTCAAATGTTTCGTATTTGAATTAA